In Aliamphritea ceti, a single window of DNA contains:
- a CDS encoding HvfC/BufC N-terminal domain-containing protein, with amino-acid sequence MTVHKLANNEAFLPQHWPQLLTDALQLKADTRHWQAAGNASPESVLEAYRNNTSEGRIRALQVTFPVVEQLLGDAAFSAYASDYVLHHPAFAADLDEFGEDFSEYLQRCQPLHDVPYVAEMAAFEWHVQAARFACLQSALSNEQLTQIDERSLERLRVSTPVSLQRVICEHNVHELWLWHRAPAEEFQLKTGGFNLIINMQLSPQQGWHIAATSVSTEEAGLLSRANHILLTDLVAEFAERGMDVSESLQRWLVRQWLVAHD; translated from the coding sequence GTGACCGTACATAAGTTGGCAAATAACGAGGCTTTTTTACCTCAGCACTGGCCACAATTACTGACGGATGCTTTACAGCTGAAAGCCGATACCCGTCATTGGCAGGCTGCCGGTAATGCTTCGCCTGAATCTGTTCTGGAAGCATACCGGAACAACACCTCTGAAGGCCGTATACGCGCTTTACAGGTAACATTCCCGGTAGTCGAGCAATTACTGGGCGATGCAGCATTCAGCGCTTATGCAAGTGACTATGTGTTACATCATCCGGCTTTTGCAGCTGATCTGGATGAGTTTGGCGAGGATTTTTCGGAGTACCTACAAAGGTGTCAGCCTTTACATGATGTACCTTATGTAGCGGAAATGGCTGCTTTTGAATGGCATGTTCAGGCAGCCCGTTTTGCCTGTTTACAGTCGGCACTTAGCAACGAGCAACTGACACAAATAGATGAACGGAGTCTTGAACGTTTACGGGTTAGTACGCCGGTTAGCTTACAGCGTGTTATCTGCGAGCATAATGTTCATGAGCTGTGGTTGTGGCACCGTGCCCCGGCAGAAGAATTCCAGTTAAAAACCGGTGGTTTTAACCTGATCATCAATATGCAGCTTTCGCCTCAACAAGGCTGGCATATTGCGGCGACGTCTGTGAGTACAGAGGAGGCCGGTTTGCTTAGTCGAGCTAATCATATATTACTGACAGATTTGGTTGCCGAATTTGCTGAAAGAGGTATGGATGTGAGCGAAAGTCTACAGCGCTGGTTAGTCCGGCAATGGCTGGTGGCGCATGATTGA
- a CDS encoding amino acid adenylation domain-containing protein has product MTLQTTGAGGQILRQPEATQNTAHRDSTQTDSSHAAYRIPADHPALGALPAKQQQQFCQFGTGPSLTPDFPLIHQGFEYFAEHQPNSCAIREADGREISYKRLNDQTNALAAHLQRNEVTRGDSVCLFVRRGIEMVVGIFACLKLGANYVPQDMQLCPSQQRSHIVQTVAASIILTTRQYEPVVSGDGAQKIIAIDSFLEQPAGINIEQRFFRAAHPDDTAVVIFTSGTTGKANGVQVTHANLVNILLTSPGNMGISPGDNVAQQLNIAFDMAAWEILGCLSNGGTLLIRNKDFQATAEQADVLIATPSILATLDASRCQQVRAVAVAGEPCPQPLADNWGAFSDFYNSCGPTETTIINTAEIYRPEDPVLSIGRPTPNNTVYVLNENLEPCQIGETGEMWAGGVCVSKGYINNPDLTAERYRDDPFLGSGHKMFRTRDLGRWTAGGTLEHFGRVDDQVKIRGFRVELDAVSAVLERTNNCSHAVALKLNNRHLAAFVSPADVDLETARQHVLDALPYYCEPLFILPIDELPKTIRGKVDKRALANSAAEHHRHLESSGATA; this is encoded by the coding sequence ATGACACTGCAAACAACAGGCGCAGGCGGACAAATACTGCGCCAGCCGGAAGCAACACAGAACACCGCACACCGAGACTCAACACAGACAGATTCTTCTCATGCTGCGTACCGGATTCCTGCAGACCATCCGGCACTCGGCGCTTTACCTGCAAAACAACAACAGCAATTTTGCCAATTCGGTACAGGGCCATCCCTCACCCCAGACTTTCCGTTGATTCATCAGGGCTTCGAATATTTTGCCGAACACCAGCCGAACAGCTGCGCGATTCGCGAAGCAGATGGCCGTGAAATCAGTTATAAACGGCTTAATGATCAGACTAATGCGCTGGCAGCCCACCTGCAACGCAACGAAGTTACCCGTGGTGACAGCGTCTGTCTGTTTGTCCGCAGAGGCATAGAAATGGTGGTGGGTATATTCGCCTGCCTTAAACTGGGCGCCAATTACGTCCCCCAGGATATGCAGTTGTGCCCATCACAGCAGCGCAGCCATATCGTCCAGACGGTCGCAGCCAGCATTATCCTGACAACCCGCCAGTACGAGCCGGTAGTAAGTGGTGACGGAGCACAGAAGATAATCGCCATCGACAGTTTTCTTGAGCAACCTGCCGGAATCAATATCGAACAGCGCTTCTTTCGGGCTGCGCACCCGGACGACACGGCAGTAGTGATCTTCACATCAGGCACCACAGGTAAAGCCAATGGTGTCCAGGTAACCCATGCTAATCTGGTGAATATCCTGCTGACCTCGCCGGGCAATATGGGAATTAGCCCCGGCGACAATGTTGCCCAGCAGCTCAATATCGCCTTTGATATGGCCGCCTGGGAAATTCTTGGCTGCCTGAGTAATGGCGGCACTTTGCTGATTCGTAATAAAGATTTTCAGGCAACTGCTGAGCAGGCAGATGTTCTTATCGCAACGCCCAGTATTCTGGCAACATTAGATGCCAGCCGTTGCCAGCAAGTACGTGCTGTTGCCGTCGCCGGCGAACCCTGTCCTCAGCCACTTGCTGATAACTGGGGAGCCTTCAGTGACTTCTATAATTCCTGTGGCCCTACCGAAACAACCATTATCAACACCGCGGAAATTTACCGCCCTGAAGATCCTGTTCTCAGTATTGGCCGGCCAACACCAAACAACACCGTCTATGTTCTCAATGAAAATCTGGAGCCCTGCCAAATAGGCGAAACAGGAGAAATGTGGGCCGGTGGTGTATGTGTATCCAAAGGCTATATCAACAATCCGGATCTGACTGCTGAACGCTATCGGGATGACCCGTTTCTGGGCTCAGGTCATAAAATGTTTCGCACCCGTGATCTGGGCCGCTGGACTGCCGGAGGCACACTGGAACACTTTGGCCGGGTCGATGACCAGGTAAAAATCCGTGGCTTTCGAGTGGAACTCGATGCGGTTTCAGCTGTGTTGGAGCGTACCAATAACTGTAGCCATGCCGTCGCATTGAAGCTCAATAACCGCCACCTGGCAGCCTTTGTTTCGCCTGCAGACGTTGATCTGGAAACAGCCCGCCAGCATGTGCTGGACGCCCTGCCTTACTACTGTGAACCCCTGTTTATCTTACCTATAGACGAACTGCCGAAAACCATTCGCGGCAAAGTCGATAAACGCGCTTTGGCAAACAGCGCCGCTGAACACCACCGTCACCTAGAATCATCAGGAGCAACCGCATGA
- a CDS encoding response regulator transcription factor produces MENKKILIVEDQDEIADLLQLHLSDLGAEITRVSDGHSGMRMACSMNWDLLILDIQLPGPSGLEICRSVRRNQNYVPILLLTCRSSELDRVLGLDLGADDYITKPFSVMEMIARIKAMFRRVSAIQNANPKQQATLKLGRLSIDEKLHEVKLAGKIIDLTAREFDLLHYFASQPGRVFRRSELLDNVWGYGHAGYEHTVNSHINRLRAKIEADSNNPEIIVTVWGVGYKLDTERLSL; encoded by the coding sequence ATGGAAAATAAGAAAATACTTATCGTCGAAGATCAGGACGAAATAGCCGACCTGCTGCAACTGCACTTGTCAGACCTCGGTGCAGAAATTACCCGAGTCAGCGACGGCCATAGCGGTATGCGTATGGCCTGCAGCATGAACTGGGATTTGCTGATTCTGGATATACAGCTACCCGGCCCTTCCGGTCTGGAGATTTGCCGCAGCGTAAGACGCAACCAGAATTATGTCCCCATACTGTTACTCACTTGTCGCTCCAGCGAACTGGACCGAGTGCTGGGACTGGATCTGGGCGCAGATGATTACATCACCAAACCTTTCAGCGTTATGGAAATGATTGCCCGCATCAAAGCGATGTTTCGTCGGGTCAGCGCCATACAGAACGCTAATCCTAAACAGCAGGCCACCCTTAAACTGGGTAGGTTATCAATTGATGAAAAGCTCCATGAAGTAAAACTGGCCGGAAAAATCATCGACCTGACCGCCCGTGAGTTTGATTTGCTGCACTATTTCGCCAGCCAGCCCGGCAGAGTTTTTCGCCGTTCTGAGTTACTCGATAATGTTTGGGGCTATGGCCACGCAGGCTACGAACACACCGTCAACTCTCATATCAATCGGTTACGGGCAAAAATTGAAGCAGACTCAAATAACCCGGAAATTATCGTGACCGTCTGGGGAGTCGGCTACAAGCTGGATACAGAGAGACTCAGCCTGTGA
- a CDS encoding enoyl-CoA hydratase-related protein, translating to MLEMIPNSESPLLTERHGKIVVLRLNRPAVLNALNNQLMQLLVATCQELDADPNTGCMVLTGTDRAFAAGADIEELAVQKHLNMFQQGFFEPWDQFAALRTPIIAAVSGYALGGGCELAMMCDIIFAADNARFGQPEVKIGVTPGMGGSQRLTKLIGKSRAMDMILTGRMMHADEAERAGLAARVVPLDMLFSTALEAAQQIASYSKAVTMTAKEMVKQSEQTSLHNGVLFERRSYYALYGSDDQIEGMQAFMEKRPPVFQR from the coding sequence ATGTTGGAGATGATACCTAACAGCGAGAGTCCGCTATTAACAGAACGGCATGGCAAGATAGTCGTCCTGCGGCTTAATCGTCCTGCGGTTCTTAATGCCCTGAATAACCAGTTGATGCAGCTATTAGTTGCAACCTGCCAGGAACTGGACGCGGATCCAAACACTGGCTGTATGGTGCTGACAGGTACTGACCGGGCTTTCGCCGCCGGTGCCGACATCGAAGAATTAGCAGTACAGAAACATTTAAATATGTTTCAGCAAGGTTTCTTTGAACCTTGGGACCAGTTTGCCGCTCTAAGAACTCCGATTATCGCTGCAGTATCAGGCTATGCGCTTGGCGGCGGCTGCGAACTGGCCATGATGTGCGACATCATCTTTGCGGCCGATAATGCCCGCTTCGGGCAGCCGGAAGTCAAAATTGGTGTAACACCCGGCATGGGAGGCTCGCAGCGGCTGACTAAGCTAATTGGCAAATCCCGGGCAATGGACATGATTCTGACCGGTCGGATGATGCACGCAGATGAAGCCGAGCGGGCTGGGCTGGCCGCCAGGGTTGTGCCACTGGATATGCTGTTCAGTACCGCGCTGGAAGCTGCGCAGCAAATTGCCAGTTACAGCAAAGCCGTGACCATGACAGCTAAGGAAATGGTCAAACAGTCAGAGCAGACAAGCTTACACAACGGCGTATTGTTTGAACGGCGCAGTTATTATGCGCTCTACGGCAGTGATGATCAGATCGAAGGTATGCAGGCGTTTATGGAAAAACGCCCTCCGGTATTCCAGCGGTGA
- a CDS encoding bifunctional diguanylate cyclase/phosphodiesterase, with product MASSSVVNSLMIKVGSVIFITTLVIGYLWIDSEYRDLEDTNQRFAKNYLEEQKQILRKDVLRIREFVRQQQDLASTEMRRQLKNHVYQAHSVATGIHRQYDKRLPDFNIKQRIIDALRYSHFSSSRSYYFIDSLNNTPVLYPPAPGIEGKTIQAGQNHQEKHEVTQKALQLVTTQDEGYVQYDWYRPDDDTKLERKYSFVKRFEPYDWIIGSGDYLVDFETRNRSRIMQDIATTPTSKMEPDYFFVVSYTGNLFASQGKYFGGDTNIWNLTSPNGQKVVQDSVKLVNQSPQGDFYYYPWPKPNGDVAEKIAFMVGIDEWQVYIGTGAYLDTIDAEIALRSAEFASKVNTRVRTAILILLTATLLILLSAYFFSRRLQHNLMLFQHAFNDAIENGIHLNKDSIFFTEFKRLAGSVNRMVDRLNRQTNVLRHTAQHDALTDLPNRLMGNDYLEAMLHRVEEHNALLALFFIDLDNFKEVNDTLGHSAGDQLLRQVAERLQSTLREEDHLARLGGDEFTIVTGFMPSQDDAVIIAEKLLECFSSPFTISEQQIFAGASIGIAIYPDHGHTSELLLRNADAAMYQAKHNGKNAFAFYDSHLTANLQHRVNMVDNLRRAIDNQEFQLHYQPQVCVKRNLTVSCEALLRWPREQGWISPAEFIPYAESSGLINPIGRWVIRQACEQWVNWRGQGLSLRAIAVNISCHQLQDPEFVEHIVSCLSETGCPPEALELEVTESALLETPEKLARLYNMGIRLALDDFGTGYSSLSYLKQLPLNKIKIDRSFIDHISNDVNDLAITRAILTLGKSLKLEVIAEGVEDDLQLNVLRDEQCPLIQGFIFSPALAPADFLEYAMRDGKNADRITRMG from the coding sequence GTGGCCAGTAGCAGCGTTGTTAACTCATTAATGATCAAAGTCGGGAGCGTTATTTTCATAACAACCCTGGTGATTGGTTATTTATGGATCGACAGCGAATACCGTGATCTGGAAGATACCAATCAGCGCTTTGCTAAAAACTATCTGGAAGAACAAAAGCAGATTTTACGTAAAGACGTATTACGCATACGCGAATTTGTACGCCAGCAACAGGATCTGGCCAGTACAGAAATGCGCCGCCAGCTAAAAAATCATGTATATCAGGCGCATAGTGTAGCAACAGGCATCCACCGCCAATATGACAAACGCTTGCCAGACTTTAATATTAAGCAACGTATCATTGATGCTCTTCGTTATAGCCACTTTTCAAGTTCCCGCAGTTATTATTTTATCGACTCACTGAACAACACACCGGTTCTGTATCCACCAGCCCCTGGCATTGAGGGTAAAACCATACAAGCTGGTCAGAACCATCAGGAAAAGCACGAAGTAACTCAGAAAGCTCTGCAGTTGGTAACTACTCAGGATGAGGGCTATGTCCAGTACGACTGGTACAGACCGGATGACGACACCAAACTGGAACGCAAATACAGCTTCGTAAAGCGCTTTGAACCCTATGACTGGATCATCGGCAGTGGTGATTATCTGGTAGATTTTGAAACCCGCAACCGCAGCCGTATTATGCAGGATATTGCCACTACACCTACCTCCAAAATGGAGCCTGATTACTTTTTTGTCGTGTCTTATACCGGCAACCTGTTTGCCTCGCAGGGAAAATATTTCGGCGGAGATACCAATATATGGAATCTAACTTCTCCAAATGGTCAAAAAGTCGTCCAGGATTCAGTCAAGCTGGTTAATCAGAGTCCTCAGGGAGATTTCTATTACTACCCCTGGCCAAAACCAAACGGAGATGTGGCAGAGAAAATTGCCTTCATGGTAGGTATTGATGAATGGCAGGTGTACATAGGTACCGGTGCGTACCTGGACACTATTGATGCTGAAATAGCCCTGCGCAGCGCTGAATTCGCCAGTAAGGTAAATACCCGGGTGCGTACAGCCATTCTCATTTTACTCACTGCTACACTGCTAATTCTGCTGTCCGCTTACTTCTTCAGCCGTCGCTTACAACATAATTTAATGCTGTTTCAGCATGCCTTTAACGACGCAATTGAGAATGGCATCCACCTGAATAAAGACAGCATCTTTTTTACTGAATTCAAACGCCTTGCTGGCAGCGTTAACCGTATGGTCGACCGCCTTAACAGGCAAACCAACGTGCTGCGCCATACTGCACAGCACGACGCCCTAACAGACCTGCCTAACCGTCTTATGGGGAATGATTATCTGGAAGCAATGCTGCATCGGGTAGAAGAACATAACGCCTTACTGGCACTATTTTTTATCGATCTGGATAACTTCAAAGAAGTTAACGACACGCTTGGCCACAGTGCCGGTGACCAGCTGTTACGACAGGTTGCTGAACGCCTGCAAAGCACATTGCGTGAAGAAGATCATCTGGCCCGTTTAGGTGGCGATGAATTTACAATTGTTACCGGCTTCATGCCCAGTCAGGATGATGCTGTGATCATCGCTGAAAAACTACTGGAATGCTTTTCCAGCCCTTTCACTATCAGCGAACAGCAGATTTTTGCCGGCGCCAGTATCGGTATTGCTATATATCCGGACCACGGGCACACCTCTGAATTATTGTTACGCAATGCTGATGCAGCCATGTATCAGGCAAAACATAACGGTAAAAATGCCTTTGCTTTCTACGACAGCCATCTGACAGCGAATTTGCAGCACAGGGTTAACATGGTCGATAACCTGCGCCGGGCAATTGATAATCAGGAGTTTCAGCTGCATTACCAACCACAGGTATGCGTTAAACGTAACCTTACTGTCAGCTGCGAAGCATTGCTTCGCTGGCCCAGAGAACAGGGATGGATCAGCCCTGCTGAATTTATTCCCTATGCGGAATCCAGCGGATTAATCAATCCAATTGGACGCTGGGTTATCAGGCAAGCTTGCGAGCAGTGGGTCAACTGGCGGGGTCAGGGGCTGAGTCTTAGAGCTATTGCCGTAAATATTTCCTGTCACCAGTTACAAGACCCTGAGTTTGTAGAACATATCGTTAGTTGTTTGTCCGAAACAGGCTGCCCGCCAGAAGCACTGGAACTGGAAGTCACCGAAAGTGCATTGCTTGAAACCCCTGAAAAACTCGCCCGGTTGTATAACATGGGCATACGGCTGGCACTGGACGACTTTGGCACTGGCTACTCATCACTTTCCTATCTGAAACAGTTACCTCTGAACAAGATCAAAATTGACCGCAGTTTCATTGACCATATAAGTAATGACGTCAATGATCTGGCAATCACCCGGGCAATTCTGACCCTGGGTAAAAGTCTGAAACTGGAAGTAATCGCCGAAGGCGTGGAAGATGATCTGCAATTAAATGTGCTGCGCGACGAACAGTGTCCTCTGATTCAGGGGTTTATCTTCAGTCCGGCACTGGCACCGGCTGACTTTCTGGAATATGCCATGCGCGACGGTAAGAATGCAGACCGTATCACCCGCATGGGCTAA
- a CDS encoding alkaline phosphatase D family protein, translating to MTATALPLVLCGPILRRLTPEKLTLWLAASQPLDSQLQLFIGDQLHQEIDASLHCRCWPAGEQLFFYLFDIPLQQALPQDSFIGYDLRLRPKADDTWQSVTEWANDICYPGQPRPGFVLRSRLDRVLHGSCRKPHHDSSDGLLFADAKLQQHFIDPQHWPSVLMMSGDQVYVDDVGGPMLVAIHGLLAELGLPAEHIADVQHTEAKLHNQDAHYYQRDTLLPTEQQSGLQDVLFRSVEKPVFTSDHAHNHLITIGEVLAMYLLVWSPAAWDRLSLQAPPALDEGQQKLYGEERHVLDQFMAGLPRVRRVMAHLPVAMIFDDHDITDDWNLTAGWEQTAYSNPFSKRVIGNALLGYLICQGWGNAPEQFSPELLDQVTTGLQQPGSEQYEALLDELLKFPRWHYHWDYHTPLVVLDTRTHRWRSELDLNWPSGLMDWEALTDLQSDILGHESVIIVSPAPVFGVKLIETVQRIFTWVGKPLLVDAENWMAHSGSAHALLNMFRHPRTPKNFVILSGDVHYSFAYDIQLRGRRGGPEIWQITSSGIRNEFPEKLLSAFDRLNRWLYAPLSPLNWFTKRRGMKIIPYKPANARSGERLLNASGIGWLELDAEGAPVTIQQLTGDERSVEFLLHEDEAHWE from the coding sequence ATGACAGCAACTGCTTTGCCACTTGTACTTTGTGGCCCGATTTTACGTCGGTTAACGCCTGAGAAACTGACGCTTTGGTTAGCGGCCTCACAACCACTTGATAGCCAGTTACAACTATTTATTGGCGATCAGCTGCATCAGGAAATTGATGCCAGCCTGCATTGCCGTTGCTGGCCAGCCGGCGAGCAATTATTTTTTTATCTGTTTGATATCCCGTTGCAGCAAGCATTACCGCAAGACAGTTTTATTGGCTACGACCTGCGTTTACGGCCGAAAGCAGATGATACCTGGCAATCCGTGACTGAATGGGCAAATGATATCTGTTATCCGGGGCAGCCACGGCCGGGCTTCGTATTACGTTCCAGACTGGACCGGGTGTTACACGGATCATGCCGTAAGCCGCATCATGACAGCAGCGACGGGTTGCTATTTGCGGACGCTAAACTGCAACAGCATTTTATCGATCCGCAACACTGGCCTTCTGTACTGATGATGTCCGGTGATCAGGTCTATGTGGATGATGTCGGCGGGCCGATGCTGGTGGCCATCCACGGATTACTTGCTGAGCTTGGGTTGCCGGCAGAGCATATAGCGGATGTGCAGCATACTGAAGCTAAGCTGCATAATCAGGATGCGCACTATTATCAGCGTGATACGTTGTTACCGACCGAGCAGCAAAGCGGGCTTCAGGATGTGTTATTCCGCAGCGTTGAGAAACCGGTATTTACCTCTGACCATGCCCATAATCATTTGATTACAATTGGTGAAGTATTGGCGATGTATCTGCTGGTATGGTCGCCGGCTGCCTGGGATCGACTGTCGCTGCAGGCACCGCCAGCGCTGGATGAAGGCCAGCAAAAATTGTATGGCGAAGAGCGGCATGTGCTGGATCAGTTTATGGCCGGTTTACCCCGGGTTCGCCGGGTCATGGCGCACTTACCGGTGGCAATGATTTTTGATGATCATGATATTACTGATGACTGGAATCTTACTGCTGGCTGGGAGCAAACCGCATACTCGAATCCATTCTCTAAGCGGGTAATTGGTAATGCATTGCTGGGGTATCTGATTTGTCAGGGCTGGGGTAATGCGCCAGAGCAGTTTTCTCCTGAGCTACTGGACCAGGTGACCACAGGGTTACAGCAGCCTGGCAGCGAACAATATGAAGCCTTGCTGGATGAGCTGTTGAAGTTTCCCCGCTGGCATTATCACTGGGATTATCATACGCCTCTGGTGGTGCTGGATACCCGTACCCATCGCTGGCGTTCTGAGCTGGATCTGAACTGGCCATCCGGTTTGATGGACTGGGAAGCGCTAACCGATTTACAGAGTGATATTCTCGGTCATGAATCTGTAATCATTGTCTCACCGGCACCTGTTTTTGGTGTCAAACTGATTGAAACGGTACAGCGTATTTTTACCTGGGTGGGTAAGCCCTTACTGGTGGATGCAGAAAATTGGATGGCGCATTCTGGCTCGGCACATGCATTGCTAAATATGTTCCGACACCCACGTACACCGAAGAATTTTGTGATCCTTTCCGGCGATGTGCATTACTCTTTTGCATACGATATCCAGCTGCGGGGCAGGCGCGGTGGACCAGAAATATGGCAGATAACCAGTAGTGGAATTCGTAATGAATTCCCGGAAAAATTACTGTCTGCCTTTGACCGCCTGAATCGTTGGTTATATGCACCACTATCACCTTTGAACTGGTTTACCAAGCGGCGGGGTATGAAAATCATCCCTTATAAACCGGCGAATGCCCGCAGTGGTGAGCGCCTGCTAAATGCCTCGGGTATAGGTTGGCTGGAGTTAGACGCAGAAGGTGCTCCCGTTACTATTCAGCAGCTTACCGGTGATGAACGCAGCGTTGAATTTTTGCTACATGAGGATGAAGCTCACTGGGAATAA
- a CDS encoding BufA1 family periplasmic bufferin-type metallophore has protein sequence MSKSTFALKTAIAGIALAGASAAMAVPDQPAAWEKCTGVAMAGKNDCGALDGKHGCAGQSTVDRAANEWVYVPQGTCAKIGGDVAKVKPAKA, from the coding sequence ATGTCTAAATCAACATTTGCACTGAAAACAGCGATTGCCGGTATTGCCCTTGCAGGTGCTTCTGCAGCGATGGCTGTACCAGATCAGCCAGCTGCCTGGGAAAAGTGCACCGGTGTAGCAATGGCTGGTAAGAATGACTGTGGCGCTCTGGACGGCAAGCACGGTTGTGCAGGTCAGTCTACTGTAGATCGCGCTGCTAACGAGTGGGTATACGTACCTCAGGGTACCTGTGCCAAGATTGGTGGTGATGTCGCTAAGGTTAAGCCAGCAAAGGCATAA
- a CDS encoding DUF692 domain-containing protein produces MDSRAIGSLPARAGIGLRWPHIDQLLAEQPDVAWLELLADNHLHTGNLDYHRMMALAERYPVALHCVSMNLAGNDPLDFAYLDRIKRLAKDTGAAWISDHACFCSHGNAHSHDLLPLPMTEAYAEHLAGRIRQVQDYLEQRILLENLSTYLRPPVTGLPEGQFLALVADLADCDLLLDVNNFQVNSINFGDDPSEQISYLPADRIRQMHLGGYQKTEWGALDTHGKEIWPDVWALFEETIARFGPRPTLIEWDNNIPELSRLLEEAGRADQILMRREVA; encoded by the coding sequence TTGGATAGCAGAGCAATTGGTTCGTTACCTGCCCGTGCAGGGATAGGCTTGCGTTGGCCGCATATTGATCAGTTACTGGCTGAGCAGCCTGATGTGGCCTGGCTTGAGCTGCTGGCAGATAACCATTTGCATACCGGCAATCTGGATTACCACCGGATGATGGCGCTGGCTGAACGTTACCCTGTTGCTTTACATTGTGTATCAATGAATCTGGCGGGTAATGATCCGCTGGACTTTGCCTATCTGGACCGTATTAAACGCCTTGCAAAAGATACCGGCGCGGCCTGGATTTCTGATCATGCCTGTTTCTGCAGCCATGGTAATGCGCATAGCCATGACCTACTGCCACTGCCGATGACAGAAGCTTACGCAGAACATTTAGCAGGCCGCATTCGCCAGGTACAGGACTATCTGGAACAGCGCATTCTGTTAGAAAATCTGTCAACTTATTTACGTCCTCCGGTCACGGGATTACCGGAAGGCCAGTTTTTGGCACTGGTAGCAGACCTGGCTGACTGTGATCTGCTATTGGATGTGAATAACTTCCAGGTGAACAGTATCAACTTTGGCGATGATCCTAGTGAGCAGATCAGCTATTTGCCTGCAGATAGGATTCGGCAGATGCACTTAGGGGGCTATCAGAAAACTGAGTGGGGCGCGCTGGATACCCATGGTAAGGAAATCTGGCCGGATGTCTGGGCATTATTTGAAGAAACCATAGCAAGGTTTGGACCACGGCCAACACTGATTGAGTGGGATAATAATATTCCTGAGTTGTCGCGGTTGCTGGAAGAAGCCGGCCGGGCAGATCAGATTCTGATGCGGCGGGAGGTTGCTTAG